In Erpetoichthys calabaricus chromosome 4, fErpCal1.3, whole genome shotgun sequence, one genomic interval encodes:
- the LOC114650344 gene encoding late histone H2A.2.2-like: MSGRGKKAVAVEAKLKVQSRSSRSGLQFPVGRIYRLLRKGNYAERIGSGAPVYLAAVLEYLTAEVLELSGNAARDNKKMRIMPRHIQLAVRNDEELNRLLGGVTIAEGGVLPNIQAQLLPKKTKNASVENHEKDIESQEF; the protein is encoded by the coding sequence ATGTCTGGTCGTGGGAAGAAGGCGGTGGCTGTTGAGGCTAAATTAAAGGTTCAGAGCAGATCCTCTAGGTCTGGGCTCCAGTTTCCTGTTGGTAGAATTTATCGGCTTCTACGGAAAGGAAACTACGCAGAGCGAATTGGATCTGGTGCTCCGGTCTACCTGGCAGCAGTTCTCGAGTATTTGACTGCAGAGGTACTGGAACTTTCTGGTAACGCAGCTAGGGACAACAAAAAAATGAGGATTATGCCTAGGCACATCCAGCTAGCAGTGAGGAATGATGAGGAGCTCAATAGGCTACTGGGAGGAGTGACCATTGCTGAAGGTGGAGTTTTGCCAAATATACAGGCTCAGCTGCTGCCTAAAAAGACTAAAAATGCTTCCGTTGAgaatcatgaaaaagatattgaGTCCCAGGAATTTTAG